The following DNA comes from Desulfovibrio sp..
GGGCAAGGGGGGCGGGAACTGTCCTAGGGCGGGGAGATTTGCGTGGGGCATTGCTGCCTTCAGTCACGATTCTATAGTGACGCGGCCCCGTAGGCAAGCGAATCAGCGGGCAAAGGGAATGATCCTGGCGTGGCGTACAATGGCGCTGTCCTGGTATTCAGCCTCTTGTCTGACGCCGGGGTAGCCAGCATGGCAGTAAGGGCAGTGCAGGGCCTTTTGCCAGCGCTCAAGCCGGATGAGCCCTCCCTCGCTTTCATAGCAGCGCGGGCAGAAGGGCCCCTGCCGCACATCATTGGTAGTCAGCCAGTAGAATCCGTCTTCGACATGCAGGTTTTCAGCAAAAAAAGCTATATCTTCCAGCGTCTTCAGACGAACTTTAAGCATGCTCAGCTCATCGCGAAGGGCTATACAGCGGGATTGCACCTCCATGAGCAGGTGTCGGGCCTTGGCGTGCTGACCTGAAGCAAAAAGGTCATTGATTTTTTTGAAAAGGCTATAGTCCAGCATGTTATTTCCCTGTTATGCGAATCTATTCGGAACAGGAGAAAAAAGCTTTAGGCCGGGTTTGGGAGGTGTTTTCGTCAGTTATGCGTGAATTGGCTGCGGGTTAGCACAATTTCAACTGTCTGGAAATTTTTTGGAGTTTGCGGGCGTGCCCGTCACATTTTACGCCGCGATACAGGCTCAAGCGAACGCAGCATTTCACGAAACCTTCGGTCTTCTTCCGGATCAATGCCATCCGGCAGGGCCGTGCCACGCAGCAACTGGCTGTGCAGCATGTCGGCCTCCTTGCGGGCGCCCGCTTTGCGCACCATGTCGGTAGCCGCGTCCGGCACAGGAGACAACACTTCTTCGTTGAGGCGTTGTTCGGCTTTTTCCTGAGCTTCGGCAGCCCTGCGCAAAACCTCCTCATTCACCATGATGGGGGCTTCGGCCCGCATGGCCAGGGCAATGGCGTCAGAAGGGCGACAGTCAACGCGCACGCGCCCGTCCGGCCCTTGAATCACCAGCAGGGCAAAAAAGACGCCGTCCTTGAGGTCGGTGATTTCCACACGGGTCAAAGAAGCCTTGAGCGCCCTGAGCGTCATAAGCAAAAGGTCATGGGTCAGCGGCCGGGGCAGATTTTCCTTGTTGAGTACAAGAGAAACGGCCATGGCCTCCATGGCGCCAACCCAGACGGGCAGGATGGTTTCCCCGTCCACTTCCCGCAACATTACTATGGGGGTCTTGGTCTGCGGATCAATGGTCAGGCCGAAGACGTTCATCTCTACCATGGCTCCCCCGTGCGCACGGCCATCAGGCTGTGCTTTTTCGCTTCGGTAACGGTTACCTGCACAAGGCGGCCTGTGTGGTCGATTCCGGCGGGCAGCGGCACATGAACGGGCACGCCGTAGGGGTCTCGCCCCTGCCAGCTGGGCTCTTGCCCTTCACTGGTCTTGGGACTTGGCCCTTCAAGCAGCAGTGTGCTTTGCGCCTGCCCGTCCAGGCGGCCAACGAGCCAGCGGGCCCCCAGTTCGTCCTGAAGCGCCTGGAGGCGCATCAAACGGTCCTGAGCCACTTCTGCGGGTATTTTGTCGGGAAAAAGCGCGGCTCTTGCGCCGGGCCTGTCCGAATAAATGAACGAGAAGCTGGACATGAAGTCACAGGCGCGCATCATGTCGAGGGTTGCCTGAAAATCGTCCTCAGTTTCACCGGGAAAGCCCACAATAAGGTCTGTGGACAGCGCGATATCCGGCCGTGCGGCGCGCAGGGCTTCCACCAATTGCAAAAAGGTTGTGCTGTCATAGCGGCGGCGCATGCTCTTGAGTATTGCGTCGGAGCCAGCCTGAAGCGGCAGGTGCAGGCGCGGGCACAGTTGCGGCAGTTCGGCAAAGGCTGCGATGTCCTCGGGGCCCATGTCTTTGGGATGCGGGGTCACATAGCGCAGGCGCTCAAGCCCAGGAAGGGCGGCAATCTGCCGCAGCAGTTGGGCAAAGCTTGTGCCGTCGCCGCTTTTG
Coding sequences within:
- a CDS encoding bifunctional nuclease family protein — protein: MVEMNVFGLTIDPQTKTPIVMLREVDGETILPVWVGAMEAMAVSLVLNKENLPRPLTHDLLLMTLRALKASLTRVEITDLKDGVFFALLVIQGPDGRVRVDCRPSDAIALAMRAEAPIMVNEEVLRRAAEAQEKAEQRLNEEVLSPVPDAATDMVRKAGARKEADMLHSQLLRGTALPDGIDPEEDRRFREMLRSLEPVSRRKM
- the miaB gene encoding tRNA (N6-isopentenyl adenosine(37)-C2)-methylthiotransferase MiaB, giving the protein MTERTYHIMTFGCQMNVHDSQWLGRALTARGFMEAPLEEAQVVVVNTCSVREKPEQKVMSALGRIRQVTGGNPDVLVGVAGCVAQQLGEAFFTKESQVRLVAGSDGISGAPAAIERLLEEPGLKLSLLDFTSHYAEREAGPETAEGPSDPVAYINIMQGCDNFCAYCIVPFTRGRQKSRSSTAILEECQAVLDKGAREISLLGQNVNAFGQDKSGDGTSFAQLLRQIAALPGLERLRYVTPHPKDMGPEDIAAFAELPQLCPRLHLPLQAGSDAILKSMRRRYDSTTFLQLVEALRAARPDIALSTDLIVGFPGETEDDFQATLDMMRACDFMSSFSFIYSDRPGARAALFPDKIPAEVAQDRLMRLQALQDELGARWLVGRLDGQAQSTLLLEGPSPKTSEGQEPSWQGRDPYGVPVHVPLPAGIDHTGRLVQVTVTEAKKHSLMAVRTGEPW